The genomic window TGGGCTGGAGACACTTCTGGAAGCAAGAGCATGATGGCTGTGCAAGGAGAACTAACCCCAAGTGCCGATCCCACTTGTATTGGTTGGCAATGGTACTGAAAAAATTACATCCATGAAGCATCATCTGATTGGTCAATTTGAAAAGTCTGTGGCCACCTGAGTGTTGAGATCCATCCACTTGTGTTCCATACCAACAGAGGACCTATTAAGTTCCTGGTACTGGATATGGCTGATCAGGAGAAGTTTGCTGGGCTGAGAGATGGCTCTGACATCCAAGCCTGGTATGCCATTATGTTTGATATAACAACAAGGATTACATCAAGGCATAGAGATCTGGTTCAAGTATGTGAAGACATCCCTATTGCACTGTGTGGCAACAAAGTAGACATTAAGGACAGAAAAGTTAAGGCAAAATCGATTGTCTTCCACCAAAAGAAGAACCTTCAGTACTATGACATTTCTGCCAAAACTTTGAAAGGCTCCTTCCTGTGGCTTGCTATAAAACTAACTGGAGACCCTAACTTGGAGTTTATCACCGTGCCTCCTCTTGCCCCACCAGACATTGTCATCCACCCTGCTCTGGTAGCACAGTGTTAGCATGATCTAGAGGTTGCTCAGACAACTGATCTCCTGGGTACGCATGATGACCTGTGAGAAAATGCAGCTGAAGCCCAGCATTAGAAGTCTTGTTTTATAGGCAACCGTCCTGTGATGTCAGTGGTGCAGCGTGTTTACAATTTCATTCTATAGCTGAACAGAACATGTGCTTAATCTTTGGGATGCTAAAGGAGATGAATGGGCTTATGGCAATTTAAAAAGTACCTTCATTTTTTGGACCTGCATATTTTGCTGTTTTGGAATGCAGTTGTTTGCTTCCTGTGCTTCAACTATAAGATTGCgatagtcacattaaaaaaaaaaaatggttcaaagAACATTTTGAGGTGCTAGGAATTTATTATCAATTTAATAAAGGAATGTTAGAGTTGGTTTGTTAGACTATATACCAAACTGGTTGGTGTTTTATATTTGGGGTTATCTTTTCCACTGGGCAGAAACAATTTGCTTACCTACCAGACAAATATCTACAGGATAATATACTTAATATGTAACTTCACTAAGCTTATAATCTGTGATCAATGTCTTAATGCTGTCTAGTTtcacttatctttttaaagataaacttcCCCTCATCAACTCTTTGCTCACTGAGAAGTATAGTTCTTAAATACAAGGCAGGGTAAATCCCAGGTTCTTTTCCTTTATCTACCTGTATTCAAAACAATGGgcttcttaaaaaatatcatatgGCCTCATGGATTTTAACTTATTTGATATGTTTCAACCCATTGTAATTGTTATGTGTACTACCcatgggctttttaaaataaatggaagcaaaaaataataataataaaaataaaaataaaataaaataaaataaaataaatggaagcatattaaacatatttttgaaagaggttaaaaaagaaaaagccagcaaAAGATTAATGTAAACGAACCAATGAAAATTGATTGGTAAGAGGGATCTTCCAAATCTTTAGTATGCCCGTGGAAACTATAATTCTATGGAGAAATGGATACCATGTAGAACGTAAGAAACAGAGATAATATTACAAAGAGGATAATCAGAAAATCTCAGGTCTTCTCTCAAATTTCACAGTAAAATTAAATGCAATCAAAGTGTTGTCCTAGAAAATTGCATCCTTAACACTTGAAATGAACAGAATCAAAACCTTCACATTCATATACAACTGTGAATATCAATTTTTTGATTAGTCACTTTGGCACTTGTGtgcatattattaaaattagtatcatacagtaaatataaatttccttttatacattatatgttcCCTGCTAGCTTCCTAACTCAAGTCCCTTAGGAAGAGACTTCACTAATCTAGCATTGAATTAGGTTTTGAAGCCAATCTTTCACACAGCAATAGCTCATTtggcaaaataatttaattacagAATGTGACACACATGAGCATGTTTGTAATGATTAATGAATCACTTCATAAAAAGTGAATTTCCAATGAGCTAAAAAATTTATGTATCAAttaaaactcaagaaaataagtttattgaatatttttactgAGCTAAATTAATtactagttatttttaaataaatatttttaatgacatagAGAGTTAAGAATTTTAAAGCCATGAACAACAGTATATGGTTACTATCCTTACCTGAAATTCTCCTCTAAATTAATTGCAAGAGCTGTAAATATGTTTCCCAAACTCATGTAGGGCTCCAAGCTGCtttcttgtttctcattttttaatgaatgggATGAGCTGATAGGCAGGACCCATCCCCCTTATATCACTAAATTCATGAGTTTTTCCTGTTGGAGTCACTGAGATTACTTCCTTTGGCTGTTTTGTCCCTGCTGCAGAAAATTCTACTTCTTTAGGGgtaagttttaactttttttcctgaCCCTTGAATTCTTTGGAGGAAATAGTGTAGATGTCAGTGTATAGGATGTTAAACTGTGAAATGCAAATGTGTCTGAGTACAAGCTGTCTTGTGTCACAGTGAGTCTCAGGTGACTGAGGACAGCTAAAATGCATGTGATTGAAATGCCATTATTATTTGTGGGACAGAGTTTTAATTTGCCTCTTTGAGATTTCTTTAATCCATGTATCAAAAACTtccatgtatatacatgtgtgtgtatttaaaaagtagtaatttACACTGAAAGCCAGCATTGGTTTATCAGAACCTTACAGAGCAGTCTATCCATTCTTACTCCATAGATTCTTCACCTGGATCCAGAAATATCACAGTATTTTGGAATGCTTTTGCCTCTTCTGTAATTCTGTATCACTTTCCTTTTCAGATTCTTCATTTACTCAATCTCTAATATTAAGCTGCTCCAGGTTTCAGCCTTTGAGTCTAGACAGAAAAGAGAGCACACTCAATTATTTTCTGTCTAGACTCAATCTCATCATGATCTCATCATACATCAAGGTGCAAAACCCATCTCTACACAGATAACTCCCAATTTCATATCTTTAGCTCAGCTCTTTCCCCTGAACTTACAGAGAGTCTATTCAAAGGCAACTCCCTTATTCGAGTTTCTCAGACCACAAATGTAGGCATCCCCTAGGTGTTTTTATACCTCACCCCACATTGCATTCAGTATTAAGTTGAATCAGCTCTGATTTCCACATGTCCGTAACTCAAAAGCTTCTCACCACTTCCACCACTATCAACCCAGATCGAGTCATCATCATTATCTCCCCAGAATATGGCATGGCCTCCTATCTGGTATATCAGGCAATTCCAGTCAGAAAACAGATGACAAATGTGAACAATGAAGAAGAATTTAGTAAAGGAACTATCTACAAAGGCCAAGGAGTCATTAAAGGAGATCAGAGAAAGCTCTGTGGAGAGAGGCATGGCAGAAACTCTGGCCCTGGTAGATGGACACGAACAACCAATGGGGACCGGAAACAGAAGAGGGtcataaagagagaaattttgcTCTTCTCCCACTCTCCCCTGTGAGTGTCTCTCATTAGTTGAACCCAATGTAAGCCAGAGTTGAAGGATCCAATCAGTGGTTAGTAGAGGTCATACACATCACCCCTGTTCAGCACAGGGCAGAAGAGAAGGCTGGAGAGTAATGTCCATCACTAGTATCCCTTGTTCCTGcccttgctcctttttttttttttttaaagcacacagCCAGAATAGTTCTGAGAAAACACCACAGACCTTGTCAGATGCCTACCCCAAGCTCCCAGTAATTTTCTGTAGCACCTTAGTCTATGTGGCCCCACATCCAAAGCTCTTCCACTTTGATGGCCacatctcttattatttttttatgcaaCTTTCTTGAGTGACACTACTCTCCTTGTGGTTTCTTGAACCTTCCAGGATGACACCTGCTTTAGGGCCATTACAGTTTACTTCTGTCAGCTTGAGCTCCCTTCCTCCAGGACTCCGTATGATTCACTTCAGGATTTCTGTGGATGTCACCCTCTCTGCACCATCTTCCTGGCCATCTGGCTAATGTTTCTACAGCCTTCACATCAAGTCCTGACTCACTTTTTTCCACAGAGAAATTCTATTTTCTATCctatttttcccttctattttccattatatgtaacttaaatatctaatatatttactttaaCGTGAGCTCCATGAGGATACAGGTTGTTTTTCACTCTGTTTCCCTGTGCCTAGATTAGGACTGACACAGTAATAAATCTTTATCgaatgaataaaaccaaaaaaggatACCACCCTTCTTTTCCTCAGTATTttcctataataaaatatttgaaatcctgTGAGGGCTGCAGGGTGTTCCATTTTTAACTGGTTTTATACCTGCTCCTAAATAAACAGTGTATGCATCCTTCCCTCTATTTTGTATTTGCGATGACTAGGGAAGGCAGGCACACTGTAAATCGGCTGTAATGAGATGCAGCTGATTTATCAGTAATAGATATTTAAATACACAGTagcaagagaaggaaagatgGCCTCACCATACAATTTCAATTAGTAGTGGTGAGATTTGTAATATTCTCATGAAAGAGAACAGGCCCTTGGCAATTTAAATTCTGAGCATACGGCCAACAGTAAACTGCAGGAAAGCATATCTGATGTGGATGGTGATATAAAGGagaattaatggaaaaaaatgtgtcctAACACTTCAAACATTATCATATGCTACAGGGACTTACATTCTAGCGGcagcaaagtaaaaaaacaaattaaagtgACTGGCATGTTGGTCTGTCTCTATTTAGCAAACTGATTAGACTCCCCTTTGGAAGATGATCATGGCATTTGtttatcttcaaaatgttttattataaatgctgcttaaataaataaaagttacttcAGTTTAAAAACTTAAGTAAGAGTGATGATGACCTCAACATGGTATTTAGACTAAAGCAAAATCCTTCTGCTTTGCTTTCCCCATCTGCACGATATTAAAAAACACATAGAGATTAGATGTTCTCAAATAATATCAggatagaaaagtaaaatatttcagcaTAGAATATATCATGTTGAAAATGTAtctgtttcaaaatataattgcctgtaaaaataaaatgtgcttaaaTTAGATGTTGAGGGTCAATCCCTGTTTAAAATATACCTgctagggtcacctgggtgactcagtggttgggtgtctgccttcggctcaggttgtgattccagggtctgggatcaagtcttacatcaagctccctgctcagtagggagtctgcttcaacctttgcctgtgtctctgcctctctctctgcatctctcataaataaacaaataaaataaaatatttaaaaatacatacatatctgCTAATTACTACAACAAAACTATAAAAGAGACTTCTGATTACAGAAAAAAGTACAGTGCTCCCTTATCAAGTCATCAAACACAGGTTCCTAAAAGTAATTGGGTTTATATATATTCGTGTTTCCAATAAATCCATATTAATTAATGATTTCATAACTCCCCTCCTATTTATCAATGTAATCCATCTTTTCGATCTCTAAATAGAGCTCCTTCAGCCCTTACAGTAGAGAAACAGAGAATATCCCATATATTTGCGAATTgccaaaggaaaatataaaatcctaaatGGATCTGctatgtaaaagaaagaaaaacacccagACCTAGTCAAGATCAGACTACCTATTTGAATATATTCATTAATTAACTGAGAAACACCAAAGCTAAAAAACATG from Canis lupus familiaris isolate Mischka breed German Shepherd chromosome 11, alternate assembly UU_Cfam_GSD_1.0, whole genome shotgun sequence includes these protein-coding regions:
- the LOC481575 gene encoding GTP-binding nuclear protein Ran-like yields the protein MFDITTRITSRHRDLVQVCEDIPIALCGNKVDIKDRKVKAKSIVFHQKKNLQYYDISAKTLKGSFLWLAIKLTGDPNLEFITVPPLAPPDIVIHPALVAQC